TGTATGTGCTTTCTAGCGCCGTATCGTATTTGCCGTTTTTTAAGTTAGGAATAGCATAAGAGTCAATGATTTCTCCAGATTTGATATCGGTGATAGCTCCTTCTAACCCATACCCTACTTCGATTCGGATTTTTTGTTCTTTTTTAGCGAGCAAAATAAGAACGCCATTGTTCAGCTTTTTATCACCGAGTTTGTACTTTCGAAACGCTTCATTTGCGTACTCTTCTACATCCGAATCACCTAATGAATTCACGGTCAGAATCGCTACTTGAGCTTTCGTTTCATCATCTAACTTTCTGCCCATTTGATTGAAATCCGCTTTTTCCTGGTCATTTAACAGATGAGCAAAATCTTGAACGTAAATATCGCCTACCGGATTTGGGATATCAGGTGCAGCAAAAGCAACGCTTGCGGTATTACATAAAAGAGATAATAATAAAGCAAACGAAGCAAGAAATTTCATCACTTATCGCTCCCAAAATCAACTTTCGGCGCTTCTTTTTCTTCATTTGTTACTTCAAAATATGACTTTTTTTCAAAGCCGAACGTACCCGCTAACATGCTTTTAGGAAATCTCTTAACGGATTTATTGTATTTCGCAACTTCATCGTTATAGTCTTTACGGGCTACAGCGAGTCGGTTTTCTGTCCCTTCTAAGCTGTCCATTAAGCTTCTGAAGTTTTCGTTCGCTTTTAAGTCTGGGTACTTTTCAACCACTACAAGCAGGCGATTTAACGCGCCGCTTAATTGCTGATCTGCATCAGCTTTATCTTCAGGCGTTTTCGCTCCCGCTAGCTGCGCTCTTGCCTGAGTGACTGAATCAATTGCTTCCTGTTCATGCTTAGCGTAGCCTTTTACCGTTTCCACTAAGTTAGGAATTAAATCAGATCGTCTTTTTAGTTGGTTATCCACTTGGGAAAATTTATTATCTACATCTTCCTCTGCGCTAACGAGGCCATTGTAAGAGCTTATTCCGTAAATTACAATAAGCACTAACACAACAATCGTAGCAATCAAACCTTTGTTTCTCAATGTATTACCTCTTTTCTTCATCAAAATTATGTATCTATTTACTAGTACGAATCATACCCTAAAAAGATTCATTTTTTGCCAATTTTATTTATGATGACCACATGTTTTAACGATCACTCTCTCTATAAGTTGAAATACTTTTATACTACTCTCATCGCAAACTCCTCATTTCTCAAACACGATTCTCTATCTAGTCTTTCTATAATCTAGTACATGTAATCCTTATCCATTTTATCTTATTTCATACATCTAAAAAAGGAATGGCTAAGAACCATTCCTTTTTCTACTTAAGACCAACCTTCAATCTTGTATGCGACTCGGTGAAATTCAGGAACCGTTACAAATTGATAGTCGTTCTTTATTAAATACTTAATGAGTTTCGGCAATGAAGTAACAATTTGGTCTCGCGCTCCGCTGCCGTATCGATCCCCATCGTGCATGACAATAAGATTCTTTTCTTGTAGATTTTTAATCGTATGTTTGTATATGGCCAGTGGATCTTCTTCACGCCAATCCTGGCTATCTATATTCCATAGAACAGACGTCATTCCCAATTCCTTAATGGCAGCAAGAGCTGTATCATTTATCGAACTGTAAGGTGGACGAAACAGCTTGGGAGAATAACCGATGATTTTCTCTATTTGAGCATTTGTAGAAATGATTTCTTTCCACAACTCATGCTTAGAAAGAGTTGTAATATCAGGATGACTCCACGTGTGATTTCCAATTACGTGCTTTTCTCTATGAATACGTTGGATCAGCTTTGGAAATCTTTCTACTTCCGAACCAACGACAAAAAAGGTCGCACGTACATGATATCTTTTTAGAACTTTTAAAACTGCAGCCGTGTAAGCTGAGGGGCCATCATCAAACGTTAACGCAACGTACTTTGGTGAATTTTGATTCATGTTTTCTCCCCTTATATAAAATAGATATAGAAATAAACCCCTCAATTTGTGGGTGTAAGCTGAGGGGCTTTTACGACGAGACAATTTTTAAGAGATGATGTTATATCTTTTTCTGCATGTAATAGCGCTATAGGTAATAGATTTGTTCAAAAGAACTCGCCAAGTAGTCAAATCCGCGAGGGCGCAGTGTTTCGAACTGCTGAATAATTTTTATTCTTTCATCTGATCCTCCTGGGAGATCGTAAAGTTTCGTCACGGGCTGTCCACTATTTAAATATTCAATGATTCTATACAGCATGACGCGAAAAGCATGTTTAAATTCCTTATATTCATCAGGAAAACGCTGCTCCAGCGCTTTATATTCAACTAATGTTCTATGCATATGCATAAACGGAAGCTCTTTCCATTCAAGAGAGAGGATAAGAACGTCTATATTGGGATGTTTTTTAACGAAGCGATAGTGATTTCCCCACTGTTCTTTCACTTTTCGCTTCGATATCCCATGTTCCTGATGATAAGCAACTGTTGAGGGATCTAAAACAAATTGTGCACCATTTTTATACAAACGATATCCAAGCTCCCAGTCTTCTGCCCCATAGCCAACAAACGTTTCATCAAAAAGACCGGATTTTTTTAAGTTCTCTTTTCTTACTGATACATTTCCACTTAAAAATGCAATATAAGGTAGTGTAAACCCTTCAAGTCGCTCACCGAAATGTTTTAGCCCGCTGTTAAGGAAATAGCGATTAGGAAATGATAAACGTTGAAAACGGTTTGTATCAATGTCTTCTTTTGTTACAAGAGGATAAGGAACGTTTGAATGCCACTTCGTCTGTTCATAGTTTTCATACGATCTTCTATACTCAGGATCCCTACCGACTAGTTCTTTTAAGTGGGCCATTTGATCTTCATTATAGTCTGGCATAATAAATGTGTAGACTCCTTCATAATGCATGGCACCGGTAACCACGAGATTTGATTCGTGCATATGATGTTTATAATGATTTTTAATAAAAGAAGGCGGCGCTAGCATTTCTCCATCTAAAAAGATTAAAAGATTCCCTTCAGCATGATTAATTCCTATATTGCGAACAGAGGAGCGTCCTTTATTTTGTTTCATGCGGATATACTTAAATTTGAACGGGACATCAGCTTCTTTAAAAATATTGGGCGTATCATCAGAAGAAGCATCATCCACTAAAATGACTTCATACTCAGCTTGAGGAAACGTTTGTTTTGATAAACTATAAAGCGAGAGAGAGGTTTGATGATATTTATTATACGTAGGCATAATGATACTAACTTTAATAGGATGTTTGTGATTATTTTTTATACTCATACTATATAATGAATGGTCTGCTTTATTTATTTTATTTTTGGTCTCTTTTAAGGGATTTGGACTCTTTTTTTTCTTTTTAATATAGTATTTTCCATCGGAACGGTTGTAATAGGAATCATATAATTCTATTTTAATCATCCTTTCTTTGTTTTTCCTCTATATACTATTCAATAAATGACCGGGTGCTTGTACAATATATAATTTTTTTTGGAAAAGGCGTATATAATAGATTCGGGAACTTTAGTAGATCGTTCTATTGAATTAGAAACATATTCTCTTATCATAAATAAGTGTTCTACTTCTCAGTATAAAAAAGCTGCTTACAACTTCATGTGTTATAAGCAGCTTCCTTTTATAGCTGATTTCCATATACCCCATCAATATTTGCAACAGCCGTTTGATCAAATATATCTGCATCCATATTTGTATTTTTCATTCGCGCACAAGCAGCTGAAATGTCTCCATAGGTTGAGTTGATTCCAACAGATTTAACATCCGCTGTGTGTCCGTTGTGAAGAACTTCTCCAAAATTCATCGATCCATTTCTTGCCATACCATTAATTCTCGTGTTACAGATGTTAATAACTCCTGCCATGACCATACCACCTTTTCTTAAAGAGAATTTGTACATCATATGTTGTGACAAGCCTATGTGTGAAAAGTTTTTATAAAACAAAAGGCAAGGTACAAACATTAGTGAATTTATTCATTTCACCCTGCTTCACCCAAAGTTTCCACATGTTTTTACGCTTTTTCTGTTACAATAAATGCATAAGTTATTTTTCATCCATATTGTTTGAAGGAGGATACGTAATATGGACGAACCAAAAGATATTCAACCTAAAGTAGAAAAAAGTTTCGAACTGATTGGCAAGAAGTGGACAGGATTAATCATCTATGTGCTTATGAGCGGTCCTAAACGCTTTAGTGAATTAAATGAAAGTATACCAGCTTTAAGCAGAAGGCTGTTGACAGAACGGATTAAAGAGCTTGAAGACCACGGAATCGTTGTCCGAAATGTCATTCCCGACCGCCCTATTCGTTCTGAATATTCGCTGACTCAAAAAGGAACAGAGTTAGGTAAAATACTAGGACCGATTAGCCAGTGGGCAGAAAGCTGGGTCCAAGATTAATAAAACTACTCCATAGAAAGGATGAGCATCATGGCAAATGTTCTCTATATTACTGCACACCCTTTAGCTGAAGACGAATCGCTTAGCATGGCTGTAGGGAAAGAATTTATTGACGTGTATAAGCAAACACATCCAGAAGATGATGTGGTTCATTTAGATTTATATCAAGCAGATATTCCATACTTAGATGCAGACGTATTTAACGGATGGAAAAAGCTTCGTTCTCACTCCTCCATCCAGGATTTATCAACGGATGAACGATTAAAAGTGGGACGGTTAGCCGAACTAGGCGGACAGTTCGTACTTGCTGACAAATATATTTTTGTCACGCCAATGTGGAATTTTTCCGTTCCTGCGATCATGAAAACGTACATCGATGCGATTACCGTGTCAGGTAAAACCTTTACATATACAAAAGAAGGCGCTCAGGGATTGCTTAAAGGAAAAAAAGCAATTCACATTCAGTCCCGCGGAGACGTGTATTCAGAAGGCCCAGAAATGGCAAGAGAAATGGGCCACCGCTATTTAGAAATCATGATGGACTTCTTTGGTATTGAAGCGTTTGAAAGCATTATTATTGAAGGGCAAGTAAAATTCCCGGATCAAATTCCGCAAATTAAAGAAAAAGCACTCCAAAAAGCACATTCAATGGCCAAAACGTTTTAAATTCAATAAGAATCAAAAAGACCTCGAAGCTGACCGGGGTCTTTTTCTTTTCTTTCCTCTTCGCTACATTATATTTCCCTTGAAATATTCCTCTCTTTCTGTCTCGTTTTGCGCTAAAAATATATGTTAAACAAACGGTTAAACGCTGTTATTTTTTGTTACTATTAATAACGCATGAAACAAAAATATATAATTTTTCTTTTTCTTTTTTTTAATTATCCATCTTCAAAAAAAGATAGTTCCTCTAGATAAATAACGTTTAAAATCACACTCCAAACTGAAAAAACCCTTATTTTTAAAGGATTCATCCATAAAACCCAAAAGCGTAATACTCTTAAAAATGTTTTTGAACATGATAAAACCTAATAAAAAACCTTTGACTAAATTTGTGACGTAAGTTACTATTAATAACGTAGTAGATGTTTTCGAACATATTATCTTTAATTCATAAAACAACATTTATATATTGAAAACAGAAAGGTGAAAAGAATTATGGCAAAAGTATTATATATTACAGCAAACCCTAACGATGCTACGCAATCATTCAGTATGGCTGCGGGAGATGCATTTATTAATGAGTATAAAGAAGTAAACCCAGCGGATGAGATTGTTCACGTTAACTTATATCAAGAGCATATCCCTCACATCGACGGCGATGTATTCAGCGGATGGGGCAAACTTGGAAGCGGCGCAGAATTTGATACACTTACTTCTGAAGAACAGCGCAAAGTTGCTCGCCTAAACGAGTTAAGTGACCAATTTGCTCAAGCGGACAAATATGTATTTGTTACACCAATGTGGAACTTCTCATTCCCTCCAGTGATGAAAGCATACTTAGATGCTGTAGCAGTAGCTGGAAAATCATTTAAATATACAGCAGAAGGTTCTGTAGGTCTATTAACAGATAAAAAAGCGTATCATATTCAAGCAAACGGCGGTATCTACTCTCGCGGCCCTGCTGGTGAACTAGAAATGGGTCACCGCTATATGCGCATTATGATGAACTTCTTTGGGGTTCCTTCTATCGGAAGCCTATTTGTAGAAGGACAGGCTGCAATGCCAGATAAAGCACAAGAAATTAAAGAAGACGGTATTGCTCGCGCTAAAGAAGCTGCACGTACGTTCTAATAACAAATATAAGCACAAAAAAAAGGAACATCTCCCCATGTTCCTTTTTTTGTGCTTACAATTATATCTTTGCTTCCCCGCGCAGCAGCGAATAAACATATGTATCAAACGGGATATTGTTTTGATATAGGTACTCTCTTAACGTCCCTTCTTTTTTAAATCCTACTTTGCTTAACAAAGCGATAGATCCGCTATTTTGCGTAAATACAATCGCTCCTATGCGATTGTATTGAAGTTCGTGGAAGCCATAAGAAATCGCTTCATGAACGGCTTCCGTTGCGTATCCTTTGTTCCAGTGCTCTGGAAAAAGAGCATAGCTTATATTTGCTTTTTTATGCTCTGAAGACCACTCTTGAAACCCTATTGTGCCAATCAGCTTTTCGTTTCCTTTTAGCTGAATCCCCCATTTAATCAACTGCTTTTCTTCGTAGCCTTTGGAAAAATTCTCAATGATCCCTTTCACTTGGTCAATCGATTCTAAAGATTTTTGCCCGTAATAGCGCAGCACGTCTTCATCAGAAAAGCATTCTAAAATCTCGCCCGCATCATTTTCTACAATTTTTCTTAATATCAGCCGTTTTGTCTCTAATTCCGGAAACATTTTCTTCCCTCTTTTCTGCGCAGCTTATCTATCTACGGTAAACCATACTATTCTCCTCTCAACTAGCAATATCCTGCTAAAACCTCACCCGGGAGGGCTCATTTCCTATCCAAATAGTCGATTTACAGCAGAGATAGTGGTATTTTATATAGTGGGCATACGTTGCTTTTTATCAATACAGAGGCGGTGAACGCAGAAATGAGCCAAGATAAAGAATTGCTGTCCACGATACACGCTCTTCAAAAAGAGCTGCAGCAAGAAAAAGAAAACCGTGCGTATATGCAAAAAGATATGGACGAACTAAGAAGCGCTTTATTACAATCAGAACAAGTAAAACAAAACTTAATCGATCAGCTAGAAAAGAAAGTTGATTTGATTTTAACGTTGATTCAAAAAGGAGACGCATAAAGGAATGGATTTTTTAAAAAACAGCAAAATACTATACACCATTGTAGCACTTGTGATTGCTCTCATCGCTGTATTTACCAACAATTCGCCTATTTCCCTCATTCAGCAGCATGAAAATTCAAGCAGCACATCCAGCAGTACATCGGGGAGTACATCGGACACTACATCAAGCAACGAATGCTCTGCAGAGACTCAAAGCGACAGGTTATTTACCGGCAAAGAGCTTGTCTTACAAGAAGGAAATGATAAATACGGATATTGCCACATTGTCGCGCATATGCAAAAACCAGGAGCGGACAATTACCATGGTAAAAGCCAATTCAGCAAGTATTTAAATGAAAAACAAGCCATGTCTATTGCCGAAAAAGTCATTAACGAAGGTGAAGACGGCACCAATAATAAATCTGGCAATTACGTTAAAGAAAAATATATTAGTTCTTTAAACCAAGAAGTTAGAGTTGTGTATACCGACTACAGAGGCAAAGACTACGACTACAGTGTAACGACCATGTATCCAATAGGTCATTAACCCTAATATATACAATGAAAAAGCAGGCCCACGCCTGCTTTTTTTCATTATACCTCTTCTCATTATCTACAGCTCTAGAAAGTTAATAATTGATTTAAAGTCTATTTGACATGTAAAAAACCCAACTTTAGACTGTTAAATTTTGGAGATATGACAGTAGCACTTTTACCTCTTGGACATATTCTAAATATAAAAAAGAAACAGTCCTTTGCTTCTTTTTTAAGAAAGAGGTTTAAAAATGAGTAACAAATATAAAGTCAGAAAAAACGTATTACATCTTACAGACACCGAAAAAAGAGATTTTATTCGTGCCGTGCTAATACTAAAGGAAAAAGGAATATATGACCGCTATGTAGCCTGGCATGGTGCAGCAGGTAAATTTCATACTCCTCCGGGCAGCGATCGAAATGCAGCACATATGAGTTCTGCTTTTTTGCCGTGGCATCGTGAATACCTTTTGCGATTCGAACGTGACCTCCAGTCGATCAATCCAGAAGTAACCCTTCCTTATTGGGAATGGGAAACGGATGCACAGCTGCAGGATCCATCACAATCAGCAATTTGGAACGCAGATTTTATGGGCGGAAACGGAAATCCCAAAAAGGATTTTATCGTCGATACCGGGCCATTTGCAGCTGGGCGCTGGACGACGATCGATGAACAAGGAAATCCTTCCGGAGGGTTAAAACGTAATTTGGGCGCAACGAAAGAGGCACCTACACTCCCTACTCGAGATGATGTTCTCAAAGCTTTAAAAATAACTCAATATGATACGCCGCCTTGGGATATGACCAGCCAAAACAGCTTTCGTAATCAGCTTGAAGGATTTATTAACGGGCCGCAGCTTCACAATCGTGTACACCGTTGGGTTGGCGGACAGATGGGCGTTGTCCCTACTGCTCCGAATGATCCTGTCTTCTTTTTACACCACGCAAATGTGGATCGTATTTGGGCTGTATGGCAAATTGTTCACCGCAATCAAAACTATCTGCCGATGAAAAACGGGCCGTTTGGTCAAAACTTTAGAGATCCGATGTATCCTTGGAATACAACCCCTGAAGATGTTATCAACCATCGAAAGCTTGGGTACGTATACGATATAGAATTAAGAAAATCAAAACGTTCATCATAACCACTCTAGAAACAGCTGTGCGCAGTCAAAAACAGGTAAACCCCTTCCCTTCTGACATAACTTATAAGGCCACAAACACCGTAAAACTCACTGCTTCATTTCCATTCACCATAAAATATAGTTAATTAACCATAATTGGGCTGTGAATAAGCTTCATATGAGGACCTTGGAACATATGAATAAGTTATCAAAGCTTTATAAAAGTTTTATAAATGAAGGGAAGATATCAAAATGCATAATAACGTAAACGCACCTTTTAGTTCTAATGAAAATATGCCGTTCTCACCTGCTATGGCTCACCACGGCTACGCTGCTCCCGCTTATGACCATATGATTCCACACTGCGGATACACAATGCCGGACTATGGATATATGGAATGTGGATATAGCGTTCCTTGCCACAGAGGTAGTGGTTTTGCCATTATCATCGTACTGTTTATTTTACTCATTATCATTGGTGCATGTGGTTTCAATTTCTGCCACGATGAGTGTTAACCCAAAAAACTCCAGTATAAACACTGGAGTTTTTTCATGTCTTAATCGCTGCAAACCTTATAGCGTTTCGTCCAAATCTAGAGGTCTCAGCTTCTCTTCGATTTCTTTGCGCTTTGGCTCTAAAAATGGCGGCAGCGCTAATGTTTGGCCCATCGTTTCAAGCGGTTCATCGGTCGCAAATCCAGGTGTGTCCGTTGATAATTCAAATAAAATGCCGTTTGGTTCTCTGAAGTAAAGTGCTTTGAAATAGTATCGTTCTACTTTACCAGAATTCGGCAGACTGTTTTCATCTAATCGACTTGCCCACTTATTGTATTCTTCTTCATTTGGAACACGGAAGGCAACGTGATGAACGCCACCGCGCCCTAAGCGAACTTTCGGCAAATCGGGTCTCGTTTCAATATGAACTTCGGCTCCGCTTCCGCCTTCACCTGTTGCATAAACCAAAATATCTCTATGATCTCCTGCACGAGATGGATAAGAACCCACGTAGCGAAATCCCATAATGTTTGTTAGTACGTCAACAGTTGGTTCTGCCGTGCCCACCGTTAGCGTGACCGGTCCTAAGCCGATGATCGCATGTTCTAACGGAATGTCTTCGCGCTTCCACGGCACGCCTGCTCTTACACCTTTTTCACCGTTGTCCGCGACAAGAAGCAAACGTGTACCTTCGTAATCTTTAAATGCTAATGTATCACGATTAGCTCGTTTAGCTATTTCTTCATATTCCACTCCGTGCTGCTCGAAGCGTTCTTTCCAAAAGTGTAGAGAATCCGTACTTTTAACGCGAAGCGACACAGTCGAAATGTCAGATGCACCTTCATGTGTTCTTGCAAGCCCTGGAATATCAAAAAACGTTACTTCCGTTCCTGGGGTCCCTTCTCCATCTGCATAAAATAAGTGGTAAGACTGAGTGTTATCTTGATTCACCGTTTTTTTTACTAATCGCATGCCTAAAACTTTAGTGAAAAACTGATAGTTTTTCTCAGCTTTCCCCGTCAGAATAGATACATGATGCAACCCTAACAATTCCATCTGATCCGCCTCTTTTCATAATATATAAATTTTTTAACTCACGCTAAAATTATCTTTAATTTAATTATCTTTAATTAAAGATAATTTTAAAGGATATACAGCCTGTTTGTCAATAACAAGAAAATGTTGTGAACATAAAAAAGAAACTAAACACATAGTTAGTTTCTTTTTGGATTTAAGCTACCGAATAGATCATTCTTTCAACTAGCCCTTACTTTTTAAGCGCGCGCTGCACATTTTGTTTCATCAGGGCTGCAATTTTCTTTTCATTTTCACGCGACGTCTGCTCTAATTTTTCTATAACTAGCTGCTGTCTCTCTGCTGAATGATTTTGACTTATCTTTTGTTTGCCTTCCATTTTAGTGATATCGATTTTAAATCCAACGATTCCTTTACTTAAACCATTCATATAAGCAGGATCAACGTCATTTAGTGTATATGTACTTCTCGGACTTTCATATTTCTCCACCATCTTCCTCAGCAGCCCAAGCAGTTCTGCTGGTTCTTCAATCATTTTCATCGTTCCATACACGTGAACAGCTTCATAATTCCATGTTGGTACAGCTTGATTCGTTTCATACCAAGACGGTGAAATATAGCAGTGAGGCCCTTGAAACACAATCAAAATATCTTGATTTTCAGCATCTTTCCACTGCTGATTCGGACGAGCAAAATGTCCGTATAAAGCTTTTTCTTTCCGGTTTAACATCAGGGGCAAATGAGTAGCATAAGGCTTTTCGTTATGATACGAAAACAAAGTGGCGAATCCATTATCTTCAATAAAATCATACATGATTTGTTCATCATTCACTTTAAAATACTTTGGAATATACATCGGCGCTTCTCCTTTATCTCTTATTTAGTAAAAGATATAATACT
The genomic region above belongs to Priestia megaterium and contains:
- a CDS encoding spore germination protein, translated to MAGVINICNTRINGMARNGSMNFGEVLHNGHTADVKSVGINSTYGDISAACARMKNTNMDADIFDQTAVANIDGVYGNQL
- a CDS encoding glycosyltransferase family 2 protein, with amino-acid sequence MIKIELYDSYYNRSDGKYYIKKKKKSPNPLKETKNKINKADHSLYSMSIKNNHKHPIKVSIIMPTYNKYHQTSLSLYSLSKQTFPQAEYEVILVDDASSDDTPNIFKEADVPFKFKYIRMKQNKGRSSVRNIGINHAEGNLLIFLDGEMLAPPSFIKNHYKHHMHESNLVVTGAMHYEGVYTFIMPDYNEDQMAHLKELVGRDPEYRRSYENYEQTKWHSNVPYPLVTKEDIDTNRFQRLSFPNRYFLNSGLKHFGERLEGFTLPYIAFLSGNVSVRKENLKKSGLFDETFVGYGAEDWELGYRLYKNGAQFVLDPSTVAYHQEHGISKRKVKEQWGNHYRFVKKHPNIDVLILSLEWKELPFMHMHRTLVEYKALEQRFPDEYKEFKHAFRVMLYRIIEYLNSGQPVTKLYDLPGGSDERIKIIQQFETLRPRGFDYLASSFEQIYYL
- a CDS encoding winged helix-turn-helix transcriptional regulator, with amino-acid sequence MDEPKDIQPKVEKSFELIGKKWTGLIIYVLMSGPKRFSELNESIPALSRRLLTERIKELEDHGIVVRNVIPDRPIRSEYSLTQKGTELGKILGPISQWAESWVQD
- a CDS encoding polysaccharide deacetylase family protein, yielding MNQNSPKYVALTFDDGPSAYTAAVLKVLKRYHVRATFFVVGSEVERFPKLIQRIHREKHVIGNHTWSHPDITTLSKHELWKEIISTNAQIEKIIGYSPKLFRPPYSSINDTALAAIKELGMTSVLWNIDSQDWREEDPLAIYKHTIKNLQEKNLIVMHDGDRYGSGARDQIVTSLPKLIKYLIKNDYQFVTVPEFHRVAYKIEGWS
- a CDS encoding LemA family protein — protein: MRNKGLIATIVVLVLIVIYGISSYNGLVSAEEDVDNKFSQVDNQLKRRSDLIPNLVETVKGYAKHEQEAIDSVTQARAQLAGAKTPEDKADADQQLSGALNRLLVVVEKYPDLKANENFRSLMDSLEGTENRLAVARKDYNDEVAKYNKSVKRFPKSMLAGTFGFEKKSYFEVTNEEKEAPKVDFGSDK
- a CDS encoding FMN-binding negative transcriptional regulator, yielding MYIPKYFKVNDEQIMYDFIEDNGFATLFSYHNEKPYATHLPLMLNRKEKALYGHFARPNQQWKDAENQDILIVFQGPHCYISPSWYETNQAVPTWNYEAVHVYGTMKMIEEPAELLGLLRKMVEKYESPRSTYTLNDVDPAYMNGLSKGIVGFKIDITKMEGKQKISQNHSAERQQLVIEKLEQTSRENEKKIAALMKQNVQRALKK
- a CDS encoding FMN-dependent NADH-azoreductase; this encodes MAKVLYITANPNDATQSFSMAAGDAFINEYKEVNPADEIVHVNLYQEHIPHIDGDVFSGWGKLGSGAEFDTLTSEEQRKVARLNELSDQFAQADKYVFVTPMWNFSFPPVMKAYLDAVAVAGKSFKYTAEGSVGLLTDKKAYHIQANGGIYSRGPAGELEMGHRYMRIMMNFFGVPSIGSLFVEGQAAMPDKAQEIKEDGIARAKEAARTF
- a CDS encoding tyrosinase family protein, with the protein product MSNKYKVRKNVLHLTDTEKRDFIRAVLILKEKGIYDRYVAWHGAAGKFHTPPGSDRNAAHMSSAFLPWHREYLLRFERDLQSINPEVTLPYWEWETDAQLQDPSQSAIWNADFMGGNGNPKKDFIVDTGPFAAGRWTTIDEQGNPSGGLKRNLGATKEAPTLPTRDDVLKALKITQYDTPPWDMTSQNSFRNQLEGFINGPQLHNRVHRWVGGQMGVVPTAPNDPVFFLHHANVDRIWAVWQIVHRNQNYLPMKNGPFGQNFRDPMYPWNTTPEDVINHRKLGYVYDIELRKSKRSS
- a CDS encoding FMN-dependent NADH-azoreductase, which gives rise to MANVLYITAHPLAEDESLSMAVGKEFIDVYKQTHPEDDVVHLDLYQADIPYLDADVFNGWKKLRSHSSIQDLSTDERLKVGRLAELGGQFVLADKYIFVTPMWNFSVPAIMKTYIDAITVSGKTFTYTKEGAQGLLKGKKAIHIQSRGDVYSEGPEMAREMGHRYLEIMMDFFGIEAFESIIIEGQVKFPDQIPQIKEKALQKAHSMAKTF
- a CDS encoding YjcZ family sporulation protein, producing the protein MHNNVNAPFSSNENMPFSPAMAHHGYAAPAYDHMIPHCGYTMPDYGYMECGYSVPCHRGSGFAIIIVLFILLIIIGACGFNFCHDEC
- a CDS encoding TPM domain-containing protein, whose translation is MKFLASFALLLSLLCNTASVAFAAPDIPNPVGDIYVQDFAHLLNDQEKADFNQMGRKLDDETKAQVAILTVNSLGDSDVEEYANEAFRKYKLGDKKLNNGVLILLAKKEQKIRIEVGYGLEGAITDIKSGEIIDSYAIPNLKNGKYDTALESTYKAVYNQVVKEYDLGTDFEQKVPKAAPPSDSGVHFTPLQTLLIAAVVVGLLILDFVFFKGAITQFLLNFLVMFGGRGGGGGGASRGW
- a CDS encoding GNAT family N-acetyltransferase, yielding MFPELETKRLILRKIVENDAGEILECFSDEDVLRYYGQKSLESIDQVKGIIENFSKGYEEKQLIKWGIQLKGNEKLIGTIGFQEWSSEHKKANISYALFPEHWNKGYATEAVHEAISYGFHELQYNRIGAIVFTQNSGSIALLSKVGFKKEGTLREYLYQNNIPFDTYVYSLLRGEAKI
- a CDS encoding ring-cleaving dioxygenase, which gives rise to MELLGLHHVSILTGKAEKNYQFFTKVLGMRLVKKTVNQDNTQSYHLFYADGEGTPGTEVTFFDIPGLARTHEGASDISTVSLRVKSTDSLHFWKERFEQHGVEYEEIAKRANRDTLAFKDYEGTRLLLVADNGEKGVRAGVPWKREDIPLEHAIIGLGPVTLTVGTAEPTVDVLTNIMGFRYVGSYPSRAGDHRDILVYATGEGGSGAEVHIETRPDLPKVRLGRGGVHHVAFRVPNEEEYNKWASRLDENSLPNSGKVERYYFKALYFREPNGILFELSTDTPGFATDEPLETMGQTLALPPFLEPKRKEIEEKLRPLDLDETL